From a region of the Chloroflexota bacterium genome:
- a CDS encoding fatty acyl-AMP ligase has product MLDHDLMLEAGGSSATIQSNPASFVEIILQRAKTTPEAIALNFYTADGYRTSLSYGLLAQRCQAIAAVLQRVTKPGDRALLLYPPGLGYVEAFFGCLFAGVIAVPAYPPRPNRRDQRLEAIISNAQARVMLAASEVVAQQRALSQQYPGLAQLQWIASDLVNSQLASMWQAPSINTHDLAFLQYTSGSTSQPRGVMVSHENLVYNSGLIAQSFGITADDHVFIWLPPYHDMGLIGGIMQPLFTGCELSLIDPLTFLQQPLIWLRMISDLGVTVTGGPNFAYDLCVAKAKPEVLAGVDLSRLRVAFNGAEPIRAATLERFSRTFAPLGFKPQAFLPCYGLAEATLFVSGAPHAAEPTTLTVDAQALSQHQALPSEYGTLLVSSGVVAAPQIVTIVDPEQGQVCADGWVGEVCIHGRSIAHGYWDNSAASEATFQLILPDGSGPFLRTGDLGFIHEGQLYITGRLKDLIIIDGRNHYPQDLELSVELAHSAIRQGGCAAFAVDGADGEQIVIVAEIRRPNQAEEAAQAVRLALQQQYDLAIADLMWVRPGQVPKTSSGKVRRRECRQRYLSQTLNSLEGEE; this is encoded by the coding sequence ATGCTTGATCATGATCTGATGTTGGAGGCGGGTGGCAGTTCTGCGACGATTCAATCCAACCCTGCAAGTTTTGTTGAAATTATTCTTCAGCGGGCCAAAACGACTCCTGAAGCGATTGCGCTTAATTTTTATACAGCTGATGGCTATCGTACCAGCCTATCGTATGGTTTATTGGCGCAGCGTTGTCAAGCAATTGCTGCCGTTTTGCAACGAGTGACCAAACCAGGCGATCGGGCCTTGCTATTATACCCGCCCGGCTTAGGTTATGTGGAAGCATTTTTTGGCTGTTTATTCGCTGGCGTGATTGCCGTTCCTGCTTATCCGCCGCGTCCCAATCGCCGCGATCAACGTTTGGAAGCAATTATTAGCAATGCTCAAGCCCGGGTGATGCTGGCGGCGAGCGAGGTTGTGGCTCAGCAACGCGCTTTATCGCAACAATATCCTGGCCTTGCTCAATTGCAATGGATCGCCAGCGATTTGGTGAATAGTCAATTGGCCAGTATGTGGCAAGCCCCCAGCATTAATACCCATGATTTGGCCTTTTTGCAATATACCTCTGGCTCAACTTCGCAACCACGCGGTGTAATGGTCAGCCACGAAAATCTGGTCTATAACTCGGGCTTGATTGCCCAAAGTTTTGGCATCACGGCTGATGATCATGTGTTTATTTGGTTGCCACCCTACCACGATATGGGCTTGATCGGTGGAATTATGCAGCCGTTGTTTACTGGCTGTGAATTAAGTTTGATCGATCCCCTGACCTTTTTGCAACAACCGCTGATTTGGCTCCGCATGATCAGCGATTTAGGGGTAACAGTCACTGGTGGGCCGAATTTTGCCTACGATTTATGCGTTGCTAAAGCCAAACCTGAAGTTTTGGCAGGCGTTGATCTAAGCCGTTTGCGGGTGGCATTTAATGGCGCTGAGCCAATTCGCGCAGCAACCCTTGAGCGATTTAGCCGCACCTTTGCCCCCTTGGGCTTCAAACCCCAGGCCTTTTTGCCGTGTTATGGCTTGGCCGAAGCCACCCTCTTTGTCAGTGGTGCGCCGCATGCTGCTGAGCCAACCACGCTCACCGTCGATGCTCAAGCCTTGAGCCAACATCAAGCGCTTCCAAGCGAGTATGGCACATTGTTGGTAAGTTCGGGCGTGGTAGCCGCGCCGCAAATTGTAACAATTGTCGATCCTGAGCAGGGCCAGGTTTGTGCCGATGGTTGGGTTGGCGAGGTCTGTATTCACGGGCGTAGCATTGCCCATGGCTATTGGGATAACTCCGCCGCTAGCGAGGCTACTTTTCAATTGATCTTGCCTGATGGCAGCGGCCCCTTCCTGCGCACGGGCGACCTTGGTTTTATCCACGAAGGTCAATTGTATATTACCGGGCGGCTCAAAGATCTGATTATTATTGATGGGCGCAATCATTACCCCCAAGACTTGGAATTGAGCGTTGAATTGGCGCATTCGGCGATTCGCCAAGGTGGTTGTGCTGCTTTTGCCGTTGATGGCGCTGATGGCGAGCAAATTGTGATTGTGGCCGAAATTCGCCGCCCCAATCAAGCCGAAGAAGCGGCTCAGGCTGTGCGCTTAGCCCTCCAGCAACAATACGATTTAGCAATTGCCGACTTGATGTGGGTACGGCCTGGCCAAGTGCCTAAAACCTCTAGCGGCAAGGTGCGCCGCCGCGAATGCCGCCAACGCTATTTGAGCCAAACCCTCAATAGCTTGGAGGGCGAGGAATGA
- a CDS encoding AAA family ATPase, producing the protein MKQRQAFAAWLRHVRHELQYSQDQFAEQLNYATVTYRKVERGLSPSTAFLERLAMVLELPASDMRILHDFANSDTALQALSLPDHLDHLQPQVIQTKPIVAATPHTLPMLPYPLIGREREVETLTKLLQHPQHRLITVIGPPGVGKTRVAQAVGWKSLSHFSAGVWYVEGIQYTTIADFWVDIANMLGRSANSSMTLIEQIGALIGSKSNLLILDNCEHLIEINLGLAQLLAQCSNLKILVTSRTSLKLRIEHLFWLHPFPTPDPQSSNLNAIWQNPAVQLFCQRAQDSNHEWQTSDSQAVTIAQICQHLDGLPLVIELAAVRTQFVTPTTLLARLSNRLGILTNTMRDAPAHQSTLRRTLEWSYQLLDSNEQQIFARLSVFASDSDFEAIVAVCTDLAPSSDDIFDCMASLVAKSLVIHRPDTQGHSRFGMLATIREFAASLLAEQQQTHHYTQRYMNYYIELAEKIDRELRGKEQIQLLDQLESEFHHWQAVLHLCLNQQQHSGFLRLFAALSQFWYGHGHFMEAWQWLGAVDTALDHVDSPIIQARAALGAGIVTNIHHCLDLPLGYLERALDLCQQLNDQQGIATCRLLLGLIMMRKHQYVQATRWLNQSLSYFDSSVEYWLLSINHLLLAQLNIYLNDLDQASCYLDLVGNSPQLRFDPFRLSWYQSLQGHVAFYKRSYTEALTWHQQSLVERQQLGIKGDIAVSWLRIAQTERALGHHQATRNALEQSLKLWQMHDNQENVLHCLEEFAALLAYDQQHQTATYLLSYAWFQREQRQLPHPPIDQARSQQFGMWLQNQQPNHVWREAWSYGQALKLDQVIRLVIGP; encoded by the coding sequence ATGAAGCAACGCCAAGCGTTTGCTGCATGGCTCCGTCATGTACGCCATGAATTACAATATAGTCAAGACCAATTCGCCGAACAACTGAATTACGCCACGGTGACCTATCGCAAGGTCGAGCGTGGGTTATCACCATCGACAGCATTTTTAGAGCGGCTGGCCATGGTGCTTGAGTTACCAGCCAGCGATATGCGGATCTTGCACGACTTTGCCAACTCCGACACCGCTCTGCAAGCACTCTCGTTGCCAGATCATCTAGATCATCTTCAGCCGCAGGTAATCCAGACTAAACCAATAGTCGCCGCTACGCCACATACCTTGCCAATGTTGCCCTACCCTTTAATTGGCCGTGAACGCGAAGTTGAAACGCTTACCAAGTTGTTACAGCACCCACAACATCGCTTGATCACCGTGATTGGCCCGCCTGGAGTTGGCAAAACGCGAGTCGCTCAGGCCGTAGGCTGGAAAAGCCTCAGCCATTTTTCAGCTGGAGTTTGGTATGTTGAAGGCATTCAATACACCACGATTGCCGATTTCTGGGTCGATATTGCCAATATGCTTGGACGCTCGGCCAATAGTTCCATGACGTTGATCGAGCAAATTGGTGCATTAATCGGCTCAAAAAGTAACTTACTTATTTTAGATAATTGCGAGCATTTGATCGAAATTAATCTTGGTTTAGCCCAGTTATTAGCGCAATGCAGTAACTTAAAAATCTTGGTAACCTCACGGACAAGCCTAAAACTACGGATCGAGCATCTTTTTTGGCTGCATCCTTTTCCCACGCCCGACCCGCAAAGCAGCAATCTGAATGCGATTTGGCAAAACCCAGCCGTGCAACTCTTCTGTCAGCGTGCCCAAGACAGCAACCATGAGTGGCAAACCAGCGATAGCCAAGCTGTAACCATCGCCCAAATTTGTCAACATCTTGATGGCTTGCCTTTGGTGATCGAATTGGCGGCAGTGCGAACCCAATTTGTTACGCCGACAACGCTACTGGCACGCTTAAGCAACCGCCTTGGCATCTTAACCAACACCATGCGCGATGCTCCGGCCCATCAAAGCACTCTGCGACGCACGCTTGAATGGAGCTATCAACTACTTGATAGCAACGAACAACAGATTTTTGCGCGGCTCAGTGTTTTTGCAAGCGATAGCGATTTTGAGGCGATTGTGGCCGTTTGCACCGATTTGGCACCATCGAGCGATGATATTTTCGACTGTATGGCCAGTCTAGTTGCGAAAAGCCTAGTTATTCATCGACCCGATACCCAAGGCCATTCACGCTTTGGCATGTTGGCGACAATTCGTGAGTTTGCGGCGAGTCTATTGGCCGAACAACAACAAACCCATCATTATACCCAACGTTACATGAATTATTACATTGAACTCGCCGAAAAAATCGATCGTGAACTACGCGGCAAAGAGCAAATTCAGCTGCTCGATCAGCTTGAGTCGGAATTTCATCATTGGCAAGCGGTTTTACATTTATGCCTCAATCAACAACAGCATAGTGGTTTTTTACGGCTGTTTGCAGCGCTCAGTCAATTTTGGTATGGCCATGGTCACTTTATGGAAGCTTGGCAATGGCTGGGTGCGGTCGATACAGCCTTGGATCATGTCGATTCGCCAATTATTCAAGCACGGGCAGCACTGGGGGCAGGTATTGTTACCAATATTCATCATTGCCTCGATCTACCATTGGGCTACCTTGAACGTGCTCTTGATTTATGTCAACAATTGAATGATCAACAGGGCATTGCCACATGTCGGCTGTTACTTGGATTAATTATGATGCGCAAACATCAATATGTACAGGCCACCCGCTGGCTCAACCAAAGCCTAAGTTATTTCGATTCGAGCGTTGAGTATTGGCTTTTGAGCATTAACCATTTGCTGCTGGCTCAATTAAATATCTATCTCAACGATCTCGATCAAGCTAGCTGCTACCTTGATCTCGTTGGAAATTCGCCACAACTTCGTTTCGATCCCTTCCGATTATCGTGGTATCAATCATTACAAGGTCATGTCGCCTTCTACAAGCGCAGCTACACTGAGGCACTGACGTGGCATCAACAAAGCTTGGTCGAACGCCAACAGCTCGGTATCAAAGGTGATATTGCCGTTTCTTGGCTACGGATTGCCCAAACCGAGCGAGCTTTAGGGCACCATCAAGCAACCCGTAATGCGCTTGAACAAAGCCTCAAACTTTGGCAAATGCATGATAATCAAGAGAATGTCTTGCATTGTTTAGAAGAATTTGCTGCGCTGCTGGCCTATGATCAACAGCATCAGACCGCAACCTATTTGCTCAGCTATGCTTGGTTTCAACGCGAACAGCGCCAATTACCGCATCCGCCAATCGATCAAGCGCGATCGCAGCAATTTGGTATGTGGCTACAAAATCAACAACCAAACCATGTCTGGCGCGAAGCTTGGAGTTACGGCCAAGCACTCAAACTCGACCAAGTTATTCGGTTAGTAATTGGCCCATAG
- a CDS encoding class I SAM-dependent methyltransferase → MTTTDWGAIDQTSTAPNHCIGYLNTVSELDQVAQYKAMTFELLHIQLGQRVLDVGCGAGNDARSIAQRVGAEGLVIGLDNSEAMLTSAQNHPANHGLNVRFEHGSIDALPFPDGYFDSCRADRVFQHLEDRKQALAEMLRVTKVGGSIVVSDTDWESLLIDGPDKTLLRQVVQQITDRVRNGWSGRQLPRLFQLSGLQQVQTTAMTIIETNPTLADQLFGIQSAINDLLQQAQITREAALDWQRYCQTASRLGVFFSAITGFGVVGIKG, encoded by the coding sequence ATGACAACTACCGATTGGGGCGCAATCGACCAAACCAGCACTGCGCCTAATCATTGTATTGGCTATCTCAACACGGTCAGCGAGCTTGACCAAGTGGCCCAATATAAGGCCATGACCTTTGAATTATTGCATATCCAGCTAGGCCAGCGGGTGCTTGATGTAGGCTGTGGGGCGGGCAACGATGCTCGCTCGATCGCCCAGCGAGTTGGCGCTGAAGGGCTGGTGATTGGGCTTGATAATAGCGAAGCTATGCTGACAAGCGCCCAAAATCACCCCGCCAACCACGGGCTAAATGTACGCTTTGAACATGGCTCGATTGATGCATTGCCCTTTCCTGATGGCTATTTCGATAGCTGTCGAGCTGATCGGGTTTTTCAACATTTGGAAGATCGCAAGCAGGCCTTAGCCGAAATGCTGCGGGTAACCAAAGTTGGCGGCAGCATTGTGGTCAGTGACACTGATTGGGAAAGCCTCTTAATTGATGGCCCTGATAAAACGCTGCTACGCCAGGTTGTGCAACAGATTACGGATCGAGTGCGCAATGGCTGGTCGGGCCGTCAATTGCCGCGTTTATTCCAGCTTTCGGGGTTGCAACAGGTGCAAACAACCGCGATGACAATTATTGAAACCAATCCAACCCTCGCTGATCAACTGTTCGGCATCCAATCGGCGATTAATGATCTATTGCAACAGGCCCAAATAACCCGCGAGGCAGCGCTCGACTGGCAGCGCTATTGCCAAACTGCCAGTCGCTTGGGCGTTTTCTTCAGTGCAATTACTGGATTTGGCGTGGTTGGAATCAAAGGTTAA
- a CDS encoding penicillin acylase family protein, protein MRRIWKFTRWILLGLLVLGLITGAGGYVYLRQSLPQTDGTIELTGIQQPVTIVRDQAGVPHIQAANYHDGLFGLGFVHAQDRLWQLEFQRRLARGELSEVLGAPTIETDRFLRALGLVDAAVNAWNALDPASQQAIQAYIAGINQFIIHHDGMDLPPEFTILGFSPRLWQPIDVLLTGKLQAWSLGANWSAEVLYSQLIAQVGPERAAFLLPAASPDDPLILPDATYSAGLAPAPTMASSNFCEANADSCTSLLTRVEQLHQQFKLAGSYVGSNSWVLAGQHTSSGKPLLANDPHLAAQAPSIWYLAQIQAGELDVIGATLPGVPAVMIGHNHSIAWGLTNTGVDVQDLVIERLDQAGNAEYMGKTYPLARRDEIIKVKDQPDHMLQVRSSRNGPIISDVDAELQATNQVLALRWTALEPTDTTITALLQLNLASDWQTFRAALAWYQAPMQNFSYADVNNNIGLQIAGRLPIRASGDGRLPVEGWNQQAAWLRLSEFDELPFSYNPPSGMLVSANNQAVADDYPLLISRSWAPAYRARRIWQLLSEQPTFDQADMQRIQADQRSLQADQLLPLLLTAQTTNPQALQALELLKNWDASLTSDSAAAAIYETWYLRLARAIVVDDVGEQLWRSYSYHEQFFALAIPTILQTNDQAWCDDQTTVEPESCALLMGRVLEQTLAELSAEHGSEFEQWRWDSIHQAVFPHAVFAGIEPLDSWFGHTIGNGGDSATINAGPTDRIDFVQYGGPIYRQIVDLAALDRAIYIQTPGQSAHILSTHFDDLLEPWQRGEYLPMRLPLPTETQTTLKLQPE, encoded by the coding sequence ATGCGGCGAATTTGGAAATTTACGCGCTGGATTTTGTTGGGTTTGCTCGTGCTCGGCTTGATCACAGGCGCTGGCGGCTATGTGTATTTACGCCAGTCGTTGCCCCAAACCGACGGCACAATTGAGCTGACTGGGATTCAACAACCTGTCACAATTGTGCGCGATCAGGCTGGTGTGCCGCATATTCAGGCTGCCAATTATCATGATGGCTTGTTTGGATTAGGCTTTGTGCATGCCCAAGATCGGCTGTGGCAGCTTGAATTTCAGCGGCGTTTGGCACGGGGCGAGCTTTCGGAGGTGCTTGGAGCGCCGACGATCGAAACAGATCGATTCTTGCGAGCTTTAGGCTTGGTTGATGCTGCTGTAAACGCTTGGAACGCGCTTGATCCGGCTAGTCAACAGGCAATTCAAGCCTATATTGCGGGAATCAATCAATTTATTATTCATCACGATGGCATGGATTTGCCACCAGAATTTACTATTTTGGGGTTTAGCCCACGTTTGTGGCAGCCAATCGATGTGCTGTTGACGGGGAAGTTACAGGCGTGGAGCCTTGGGGCCAATTGGAGTGCTGAGGTTTTGTATAGCCAGCTCATTGCCCAGGTTGGGCCAGAACGCGCAGCTTTTTTGCTGCCAGCGGCTAGCCCCGACGACCCATTGATTTTGCCCGATGCAACCTATAGTGCTGGTTTGGCTCCTGCTCCGACGATGGCCAGCTCTAACTTCTGTGAAGCTAACGCCGACAGTTGTACAAGCCTGTTGACCCGAGTTGAGCAGTTGCATCAGCAATTTAAGCTTGCTGGGAGTTATGTGGGCAGCAATAGTTGGGTTTTGGCAGGCCAACATACTAGCAGTGGTAAGCCATTGCTGGCCAATGACCCGCATCTTGCGGCCCAAGCACCCTCAATTTGGTATCTAGCCCAGATTCAAGCCGGTGAACTTGACGTAATTGGTGCAACCTTACCTGGTGTTCCGGCAGTGATGATTGGGCATAATCATTCGATTGCCTGGGGGCTAACCAATACCGGGGTTGACGTGCAAGATTTGGTGATCGAACGGCTTGATCAAGCAGGCAACGCTGAATATATGGGCAAAACGTATCCGTTGGCTCGACGCGATGAAATAATTAAAGTTAAAGATCAACCCGATCACATGCTGCAAGTACGCAGTAGTCGGAATGGGCCAATTATCTCCGATGTTGATGCTGAACTACAAGCCACCAATCAAGTGCTTGCATTACGTTGGACAGCCCTTGAACCGACTGATACGACGATCACTGCTTTGTTGCAATTGAATCTTGCCAGCGATTGGCAGACATTTCGCGCAGCTTTGGCCTGGTATCAAGCCCCTATGCAAAACTTTAGCTATGCCGATGTCAATAATAATATTGGCTTGCAAATCGCTGGTCGCTTGCCAATTCGCGCTAGCGGTGATGGCCGCTTGCCTGTTGAAGGTTGGAATCAGCAGGCAGCGTGGTTACGCTTGAGTGAGTTTGATGAATTGCCATTTAGCTATAATCCGCCAAGTGGTATGCTGGTTTCGGCCAACAACCAAGCAGTTGCCGATGATTATCCCTTGTTGATCAGCCGTAGTTGGGCTCCAGCCTATCGTGCTCGGCGAATTTGGCAATTGCTCAGTGAGCAGCCAACCTTTGATCAAGCTGATATGCAACGAATACAGGCTGATCAGCGTTCGTTACAGGCTGATCAGCTTTTGCCATTATTGCTCACGGCCCAAACCACTAATCCCCAAGCCTTGCAAGCCTTGGAATTGCTCAAAAACTGGGATGCAAGCTTGACAAGTGATAGTGCGGCGGCGGCAATTTACGAAACATGGTATTTACGTTTGGCACGGGCAATTGTGGTTGATGATGTAGGTGAGCAACTTTGGCGCTCGTATAGCTATCATGAACAATTTTTTGCGCTGGCGATTCCCACCATCTTGCAAACCAACGATCAGGCGTGGTGTGATGATCAAACGACTGTCGAGCCTGAATCGTGCGCATTGTTGATGGGTCGGGTGTTGGAGCAAACGCTGGCCGAATTAAGCGCTGAGCATGGCAGTGAGTTTGAGCAATGGCGTTGGGATTCAATCCATCAAGCAGTCTTCCCGCATGCCGTATTCGCTGGCATCGAACCGCTTGATAGCTGGTTTGGTCATACAATTGGCAATGGTGGTGATAGCGCGACGATCAACGCTGGTCCAACCGATCGGATTGATTTTGTGCAATATGGCGGGCCAATCTATCGCCAAATTGTCGATCTTGCGGCGCTTGATCGCGCTATCTATATCCAAACCCCTGGGCAATCGGCGCATATCTTGAGCACCCATTTTGACGATTTACTTGAACCCTGGCAACGTGGCGAATATCTGCCAATGCGCTTGCCGTTGCCCACTGAAACGCAAACGACGCTGAAGCTTCAGCCAGAATAG
- a CDS encoding thioester reductase domain-containing protein yields the protein MNLINKVNSAAALPLREYLQHYMPESMLPTAFVELTQIPRLPNGKVDRAALPTIDFQQYSDPEHYVAPRTTTEQQLAYIWQQTLRMPQVGIHDNFFALGGDSITSIQVVARANQAGIRLTARQLFEQPTIAQLAHGVAIADRLNLLDEIVLDPAINPLGLAPYYEHMPRAILLTGATGFLGPYLLAELLTQTSAHIYCVVRAADEIQAFAKIRQQLEDAKRWEPAFASRIMVMLGDLSLPQLGITAEDWQMLAQTIDRIYHNGAVVHLAHSYAQLKASNVQATLDLLRLASQVKLKSIHFSSTTSVFPASTAATVRYEQELPATPNGLITGYAQTKWVAEHLLLQARARGIPINCYRPGRIGWDTQTGQWNRSDGLYRLLQGCLQLGRAPLVDRLAEITPVDYVAQAMVALSLRPSGQGQTYHLVNQQPIAWNQLIDWMQELGYSIEQVGLDQWMQQLQRQTEDAPNNSLQSLLTLAQAAVNGPHAEQAYDQTATLAALAATNVMLPTLDRTSLQQWLAHLRF from the coding sequence ATGAATTTAATCAATAAGGTTAATAGTGCTGCGGCACTGCCGTTGCGCGAGTATCTTCAACACTATATGCCTGAGTCAATGCTGCCAACGGCATTTGTCGAACTTACGCAGATTCCCCGTTTGCCGAATGGCAAGGTTGATCGGGCAGCCTTACCAACAATCGATTTTCAACAATATAGTGATCCTGAGCACTATGTTGCACCGCGCACTACTACTGAACAGCAGCTTGCTTACATTTGGCAGCAAACCTTGCGTATGCCACAGGTGGGGATTCACGATAATTTCTTTGCCTTGGGTGGCGATTCGATTACTAGTATTCAGGTGGTCGCGCGAGCCAATCAGGCTGGCATTCGGCTGACAGCACGTCAATTATTTGAGCAGCCAACGATTGCCCAACTTGCTCATGGTGTCGCTATCGCCGATCGGCTTAATCTGCTCGATGAAATCGTGCTTGATCCAGCAATCAATCCGCTTGGTCTAGCTCCCTATTATGAGCACATGCCCCGAGCAATCCTGTTAACTGGGGCAACTGGCTTTTTGGGGCCATATTTGTTGGCTGAATTGCTCACACAAACATCTGCCCACATCTATTGTGTGGTACGAGCCGCTGATGAGATCCAGGCTTTTGCCAAAATTCGCCAACAGCTTGAAGATGCCAAACGCTGGGAGCCGGCCTTTGCTTCACGGATTATGGTGATGCTTGGGGATCTGAGCCTTCCGCAGTTAGGCATAACTGCGGAAGACTGGCAGATGTTGGCTCAAACTATTGATCGTATCTATCACAATGGCGCAGTCGTACATCTGGCGCATTCATATGCCCAACTTAAGGCCAGCAATGTGCAAGCAACCCTCGATTTGCTGCGTTTGGCGAGTCAAGTCAAGCTTAAGTCAATACACTTTAGCTCTACGACCAGTGTTTTTCCAGCAAGCACTGCGGCTACAGTACGCTATGAGCAAGAACTGCCAGCGACCCCAAATGGCCTCATCACTGGCTATGCCCAAACCAAGTGGGTTGCCGAACACCTACTGCTGCAAGCCCGCGCACGTGGTATTCCGATTAATTGTTATCGGCCAGGCCGCATTGGCTGGGATACCCAAACGGGTCAGTGGAATCGCAGCGATGGTTTGTATCGGTTGCTCCAAGGCTGTTTGCAGTTAGGTCGTGCGCCGTTGGTTGATCGGTTGGCTGAAATCACGCCGGTTGATTATGTGGCCCAAGCGATGGTGGCGCTTTCATTGCGACCAAGCGGCCAAGGGCAAACGTATCATTTGGTCAACCAACAGCCTATTGCTTGGAATCAACTGATTGATTGGATGCAAGAACTTGGATATTCGATTGAACAGGTTGGTCTTGATCAGTGGATGCAGCAATTACAGCGGCAAACTGAGGATGCACCAAATAATTCCCTGCAATCACTGTTAACTTTAGCGCAAGCGGCAGTGAATGGCCCACATGCTGAGCAAGCCTATGATCAAACTGCGACGCTAGCTGCGCTTGCGGCGACGAACGTTATGCTACCAACGCTTGATCGAACAAGCCTTCAGCAATGGTTGGCACACCTACGTTTTTAA
- a CDS encoding TauD/TfdA family dioxygenase → MEAKSGLKKQLGSIKRQALATDQQALVTTSFLSEGQNLPLVVRPSVAGVDLAQWATNNLAWLTTQLHHYGGVLFRGFGVDTAQAFETVISAASGELLEYRERSSPRSQVQGNIYTSTEHPADQTIFLHNENSYQQAWPRQIFFCCTIEPATGGETPIADVRKVYQRLDPALRQRFIDRGILYVRNFGGGVGLDWRNVFQTADRAEVDAYCERVGMQAIWGENDHLQTRRMGRAVATHPITGDLVWFNHATFFHVSTLEAPIRDGLLSQFKPEQLPNNSYYGDGSPIEPAVMESLRAAYHAETITFPWERGDVLMLDNMLVAHARSPFTGSRQVLVGMAHPTTHGDVANAING, encoded by the coding sequence GTGGAAGCGAAATCTGGTTTAAAAAAACAACTTGGCAGCATTAAACGCCAAGCCTTAGCGACCGATCAACAAGCGTTGGTGACGACCAGCTTTTTAAGTGAGGGCCAAAACTTGCCTTTGGTGGTGCGGCCAAGCGTTGCTGGGGTTGATTTAGCGCAATGGGCAACCAATAACTTAGCGTGGCTGACGACGCAATTGCATCATTACGGCGGGGTTTTGTTCCGTGGTTTTGGCGTAGATACTGCCCAAGCCTTCGAGACGGTGATAAGCGCTGCTTCAGGTGAGTTGCTGGAATATCGTGAGCGCTCGTCGCCGCGCAGCCAAGTGCAAGGCAATATCTACACTTCGACCGAGCATCCAGCTGATCAAACGATTTTTCTGCATAACGAAAATTCGTATCAACAAGCCTGGCCGCGCCAAATTTTCTTCTGCTGTACGATCGAGCCGGCCACGGGCGGCGAAACCCCGATTGCCGATGTGCGCAAGGTTTATCAACGGCTTGACCCAGCCTTACGCCAACGTTTTATTGATCGCGGCATTTTGTATGTGCGTAACTTTGGCGGCGGCGTTGGCCTTGATTGGCGCAATGTCTTCCAAACCGCCGATCGGGCTGAGGTCGATGCCTATTGTGAACGAGTTGGGATGCAGGCAATCTGGGGCGAAAACGACCATTTGCAAACCCGCCGCATGGGTCGAGCCGTGGCGACCCATCCCATTACTGGCGATCTCGTTTGGTTTAATCATGCAACCTTTTTCCATGTGAGTACGCTTGAAGCACCGATTCGCGATGGCTTATTGTCCCAATTTAAGCCCGAACAATTGCCAAACAACAGCTATTACGGCGATGGCAGCCCAATTGAGCCAGCGGTAATGGAATCGCTGCGGGCAGCCTACCACGCCGAAACGATTACGTTTCCGTGGGAGCGTGGCGATGTGCTGATGCTTGACAATATGTTGGTGGCTCATGCGCGTTCACCATTTACGGGCAGCCGTCAGGTGCTGGTGGGTATGGCTCATCCAACCACCCATGGCGATGTTGCCAATGCAATCAATGGTTAA